The following coding sequences are from one Eleginops maclovinus isolate JMC-PN-2008 ecotype Puerto Natales chromosome 11, JC_Emac_rtc_rv5, whole genome shotgun sequence window:
- the LOC134872193 gene encoding uncharacterized protein LOC134872193 produces MDSLSVMDLLDEEAIATLKAAMVGEDLLLSLSRDDIKDLFPGPENFLRRRAIWLVVNKDDKVETAELPQPSTTGGSGLSREEPKTSKFVTISRPEYIVFTDSELEQVRHFHFDQKRLGSANVFDLSKELFCRLIRNTMTNMISIARATDDARYPTRPEVDAMAKRLVEYYPMLKHWEHVAKKLMKRLSNVRSPMKPKAPLSKKPREEFDTISDHDADSSASTAILDESPVRASTPVQLLDSDEASAACLDSQKTQARHYKTLQELYRSKKPNKASVIHLLNLEFESRRRFIADALREQDRPMKILEAYPCFREVDHVLDELQRIIQPSNASYISEMKERWGNFCSKVSFYGVMKKAMKPPKTLDGVEHATAVFRALPLLFPSSFIPPKKLGASSEALFHVLTASEDPQSFLRQRPLSSPVLLLAEDTCMIAVGNMPVTTFDSSKFYEGLLYLLGYYYALHLTVL; encoded by the exons ATGGATTCGTTATCGGTTATGGATTTACTTGACGAAGAAGCGATTGCGACACTAAAAG CTGCAATGGTTGGAGAAGACTTGCTGCTGTCACTCTCACGAGATGACATCAAGGATCTGTTTCCTGGTCCTGAAAACTTTCTGCGACGCAGGGCTATATGGCTTGTAGTCAATAAAGATGATAAG GTGGAGACTGCTGAACTACCACAGCCATCAACAACTGGGGGCAGTGGCCTGTCTCGAGAAGAGCCCAAAACTTCCAAATTTGTCACTATATCTAGACCAGAATACATTGTCTTCACAGACAGTGAACTTGAGCAGGTGCGACACTTCCACTTCGACCAGAAACGGCTGGGGTCagcaaatgtttttgatttatcgAAGGAGCTCTTCTGCCGGCTAATTAGAAACACCATGACCAACATGATATCTATCGCAAGAGCCACAGATGATGCCAGGTACCCCACCAGACCTGAAGTAGATGCCATGGCGAAGAGACTGGTGGAGTACTACCCAATGCTAAAACACTGG GAGCATGTTGCCAAAAAATTAATGAAAAGACTTTCAAATGTGAGAAGCCCAATGAAGCCAAAGGCACCTCTTTCGAAGAAACCACGTGAAGAGTTTGACACAATTAGCGACCATGATGCCGATTCCAGCGCATCAACTGCCATTCTGGATGAGTCCCCAGTCAGAGCCAGCACCCCAGTGCAACTCCTGGATAGCGATGAAGCAT CTGCAGCTTGTTTGGATAGCCAGAAAACACAAGCCAGGCATTACAAAACACTCCAAGAACTGTACCGGTCTAAGAAGCCCAACAAAGCTTCAGTCATCCATTTACTTAACCTGGAGTTTGAGTCACGGAGGCGCTTCATCGCCGATGCTTTGAGGGAGCAAGACAGGCCAATGAAGATTTTGGAGGCTTATCCATGTTTTAGAGAAGTGGATCAT GTCCTTGACGAGTTGCAGAGGATCATTCAGCCATCCAATGCCTCTTACATCTCAGAGATGAAGGAACGATGGGGCAACTTCTGTTCGAAGGTCTCGTTTTACGGGGTCATGAAAAAAGCAATGAAACCGCCAAAGACCTTGGATGGAG TTGAACATGCCACAGCCGTTTTCAGAGCCCTGCCGTTGCTCTTCCCTTCAAGCTTCATTCCACCAAAGAAGTTGGGTGCAAGCAGCGAGGCTCTTTTTCATGTCCTCACG GCTTCAGAAGACCCTCAATCTTTTCTGCGCCAGCGGCCCTTGTCTTCTCCTGTTCTGCTCCTCGCTGAAGACACCTGCATGATTGCTGTAGGAAACATGCCAGTGACCACCTTTGACAGTAGCAAGTTTTATGAGGGCCTGCTCTACCTTTTGGGGTACTATTACGCTCTGCACCTCAC